A portion of the Parambassis ranga chromosome 22, fParRan2.1, whole genome shotgun sequence genome contains these proteins:
- the LOC114427875 gene encoding mitogen-activated protein kinase-binding protein 1-like isoform X3: protein MACEVTLEKVLGITAPGNRALACDHRTGLVAYPAGCVVVLLNPRKNKQYHIFNSSRKAITTLAFSPDGKYVVTGESGHMPAVRVWEVAERLQVSELQEHKYGVSCVAFSPNGKYIVSVGYQHDMMVNVWNWKKNVVVAANKVSSKVTAVSFSDDSSYFVTAGNRHVKFWYLDHAKTSKVNATVPLLGRSGLLGELRNNFFSDVACGRGQQASSTFCITSSGLLCEFNDRRLLDKWVELRTSQATCLSVTDDFIFCGCSDGTVRAFSPVNLHFLCTLPRPHCLGVDIASMVDASQLFSCRAESRYPDTVAVTYDPTNRWLSCVYNDHSVYVWDVRDLRDPRRAGKLYSALYHSSCVWSLEVYPEGEGGVRPPPGSFLSCSSDNTIRLWNIEGHGALHRNILSHDLQKVIYVDDNITSLLDADSVAVGNTEKAGSSGSEGQQADQSRAGIRTLRVSPNGQHLASGDRLGVLRIHDLSSMEEILNVQAHDSEILCLEFSKPDTGLQLLATASRDRLIHVLDAGRDYSLVQTLDEHSSSITAVRFAANEGKVRMISCGADKSVYFRTAQQVGEGLEFTRTHHVVRKTTLYDMDVEPTRKYAAVGCQDRSIRIFNISNGKQKKMYKGSQGEDGTLIKVQIDPSGLYIATSCSDKNISIFDLYSGECVATMFGHSEIVTGVKFSSDCRHLITASGDSCIFVWRLSPELTIRMRQRLVELQPSSSTPHSQNAPQQRAVKFREAVSPRVVTMSSDSDKEEEEEEELGCPYVPTAGSLEEETEAPDDVHSKDGRKEASESRLPRRRWSRRTGGADGVLMVKSMLDLRLLDSYCPGRQEEHQAEQEEVETHPLHVSPTRGGQAVEAGLHRTNRELGSTMSLQVTTAWGDDEARTNQRPDFILLSNQSSGREDQVLYPDQWEDRVSLAESEFQVTEVHPAAVGGRQDKPSPDSGCSLGFSSRLSSPDRPTRDEPTEPHSVDGNSSELEEEEEEEEEEAGQGSAEVRASQPVPQTPDQEAFLKEHFVTLADRSASGSPSRASHSSTESLSISSRFLSQTSVGSRTVCPLLSRTPIEGKARPLVSEVRPLMDESQTRDQDRRVSWNQDQPQKQTQDQLSLLQDQVQPHNGTNQGKPSQDLIQPQEDPSSAQQAHRPSPLRKKVQTSVESRRTLGPTARAAASHLGSSSGLRKAQSVHSLLSDPAGDPSCPGREVPPQLLPPPERPTTLPSSPRRPPTTGPALQKPSPASPRSPQQETAAATPRKSSSSSLTPSALRSYMSPTASSMAKISRSVSMCDGLNDPSEDPAVTSLSSAGNPASQVKETPPPIVAVVPSNAALATPPHAAVVPVVVSSSSSYLGNHGNQAALPPRNLQARVHSGGSRSLPDKPSLASFSPSSKPASSSSVRPPPVSVPPLSSAQQEEESQSPADGSAEQTDDADQPISVETCRALTNELQSCFKRATHLYRKVSGSSTDDSASDQRQMSLLLSEAFQAMRAELDTLPLCMPSMLGGAGEVKTAALLEEYSLLLLQAVNRRLNHTA from the exons ATGGCCTGtgaa GTAACCTTGGAGAAGGTTCTGGGTATCACAGCTCCAGGAAACCGAGCGCTGGCCTGCGACCACCGGACTGGACTCGTGGCGTATCCTGCTGG gtgtgtcGTGGTCCTGCTGAACCCTCGTAAGAACAAACAGTACCACATCTTTAACAGCTCCAG gaaGGCCATCACCACGCTGGCGTTCTCTCCAGATGGGAAATATGTGGTCACCGGTGAG AGCGGCCACATGCCGGCGGTTCGGGTCTGGGAGGTGGCGGAGCGTCTTCAGGTGTCTGAGCTACAGGAGCATAAATATGGAGTCTCCTGCGTGGCGTTTTCCCCAAATGGCAAATACATTGTGAGCGTGGGCTACCAACACGACATGATGGTCAACGTGTGGAACTGGAAG AAAAACGTCGTTGTTGCTGCCAACAAGGTGTCAAGCAAAGTGACGGCCGTCTCCTTCTCCGACGACAGCTCCTACTTCGTCACTGCTGGCAACCGACACGTCAAGTTCTGGTACCTGGACCACGCCAAGACCTCCAAG GTAAACGCCACCGTGCCCCTGCTGGGGCGTTCAGGGCTGCTGGGAGAGCTCAGGAACAATTTCTTCAGCGATGTGGCGTGTGGGCGGGGCCAGCaggcctcctccaccttctgcaTCACATCCTCTGGCCTGCTGTGTGAGTTCAATGACCGCCGGCTCCTGGACAAGTGGGTGGAGCTGCGG ACGTCTCAGGCCACCTGTCTGTCGGTCACAGACGACTTCATCTTCTGTGGTTGTTCTGATGGAACGGTTCGAGCCTTCAGTCCTGTAAACCTGCACTTCCTGTGCACTCTGCCCCGCCCACACTGTCTGGGTGTTGATATTGCCAGCATGGTGGACGCTAG TCAGCTGTTCTCCTGCAGGGCGGAGTCTCGTTACCCGGACACTGTGGCGGTGACCTATGATCCCACCAACCGCTGGCTGTCATGTGTCTACAATGACCACAGTGTTTATGTGTGGGACGTCCGCGATCTCCGTGACCCCCGCAGGGCAGGAAAACTTTACTCCGCCCTCTACCACTCGTCCTGTGTGTGGAGCCTGGAG GTTTACCCAGAGGGAGAAGGCGGTGTGCGTCCACCCCCAGGTTCTTTCCTGTCCTGCTCGTCAGACAACACCATCCGACTGTGGAACATCGAGGGACACGGTGCCCTCCACAGGAACATTCTGAGCCAC GACCTACAGAAGGTCATTTATGTGGACGACAACATAACCAGCCTCCTGGACGCTGACAGCGTCGCTGTCGGCAACACAGAGAAGGCAGGCTCATCAGGGTCAGAGGGTCAGCAGGCAGACCAGAGCCGGGCTGGCATTAGGACCCTGCGAGTCAGTCCTAACGGACAGCACCTGGCCTCTGGTGACCGGCTGGGAGTCCTGAG gatCCATGATCTGAGCAGCATGGAGGAGATCCTCAACGTTCAGGCTCATGACTCTGAGATTCTCTGCCTTGAGTTTTCCAAACCAGATACAG GTCTCCAGTTATTAGCCACGGCCAGCCGGGACCGGTTGATCCACGTCCTGGATGCGGGCAGAGACTATAGTCTGGTTCAGACTCTGGATGAACACTCGTCCTCCATTACTGCTGTCAGATTTGCTG CCAATGAGGGGAAGGTCAGGATGatcagctgtggagctgacaaGAGCGTATACTTCCGCACTGCCCAGCAG GTGGGGGAGGGGTTGGAGTTCACTCGTACACATCATGTCGTCAGGAAGACTACTCTGTATGACATGGACGTCGAACCCACCAGGAAGTACGCAGCAGTGGGCTGTCAGGACCGCAGCATCag GATCTTTAACATCAGCAACGGTAAACAGAAGAAGATGTACAAAGGCTCTCAGGGCGAGGATGGAACGCTCATCAAG GTGCAGATCGACCCGTCAGGGCTCTATATCGCCACCTCCTGCTCTGACAAGAACATCAGCATCTTTGACCTTTACTCTGGAGAGTGTGTGGCCACCATGTTCGGACACTCCG agatTGTGACGGGGGTGAAGTTCAGCAGTGACTGCAGACACCTGATCACTGCGTCAGGTGACAG ctgcaTCTTTGTGTGGCGTCTCAGTCCAGAGTTGACCATCAGGATGAGGCAGCGACTTGTTGAACTCCAGCCCTCCAGCAGCACTCCacactcccagaatgcacctcagcagagagctgtgaagttCAG GGAGGCGGTGTCTCCTCGTGTTGTCACCATGTCATCTGACAGtgacaaagaggaagaggaggaagaggagcttgGTTGTCCTTATGTCCCCACAGCAGGaagtctggaggaggagacag AGGCGCCTGATGATGTGCACAGCAAAGATGGCAGGAAG GAGGCGTCGGAGAGTCGACTCCCTCGCCGCAGGTGGTCCAGGAGGACGGGCGGCGCTGACGGCGTCCTGATGGTAAAGTCCATGTTGGATCTGAGACTCCTGGACTCATACTGCCCGGGCAGACAGGAGGAGCATCAggcggagcaggaggag GTGGAGACACACCCACTTCATGTTAGCCCGACCAGGGGAGGGCAGGCTGTGGAGGCGGGGCTTCACAGGACCAATCGGGAGCTGGGGAGTACTATGAGCCTGCAGGTGACCACAGCCTGG GGGGATGATGAGGCGAGGACCAATCAGAGACCAGACTTTATCCTGCTTTCCAATCAAAGCTCAGGCAGGGAGGATCAGGTGCTGTATCCGGACCAATGGGAGGACAGAGTGAGTCTGGCAGAAAG TGAGTTCCAGGTAACAGAGGTGcatcctgctgctgtgggaGGACGACAAGACAAACCCAGTCCAGACAGCGGCTGCTCCCTGGGATTCAGCTCCAGACTGTCCAGTCCAGACAGACCCACCAGAGACG AACCCACTGAGCCTCACAGTGTGGACGGCAACTCctctgagctggaggaggaagaggaggaggaggaggaggaagcaggccAAGGAAGTGCAGAGGTCAGAGCGTCTCAACCCGTCCCTCAGACTCCAGACCAGGAGGCTTTCCTTAAGGAGCACTTTGTGACACTGGCTGACCGCTCTGCCTCAG GAAGTCCAAGCAGAGCATCTCACAGCTCCACCGAGAGTCTCAGCATCTCCTCCAGGTTTCTGTCCCAGACCTCAGTTGGAAG CCGGACTGTGTGTCCTCTTCTATCTCGGACCCCCATCGAGGGAAAGGCTCGTCCTTTAGTCTCTGAGGTCCGACCTCTGATGGATGAGAGCCAGACCAGAGACCAAGACAGGAGGGTGTCATGGAACCAGGACCAACCCCAGAAACAGACCCAGGACCAGCTCTCCTTACTTCAGGACCAAGTGCAGCCTCACAATGGGACCAATCAGGGCAAGCCATCTCAGGACCTTATCCAGCCCCAAGAGGACCCCTCCTCGGCCCAACAGGCCCACCGACCCTCCCCACTGCGGAAGAAGGTCCAAACCTCAGTGGAGTCCCGAAGGACCCTAGGCCCAACGGCCCGGGCTGCTGCCTCCCACCTAGGCTCCTCCTCTGGACTTCGGAAGGCTCAGTCTGTGCACAGCCTGCTGTCGGACCCAG CAGGGGACCCCTCTTGTCCTGGCAGAGAGGTCCCTCCTCAGCTGCTCCCCCCCCCTGAGCGTCCCAccaccctcccttcctctcccaGGCGGCCCCCAACCACAGGACCCGCCCTTCAGAAACCCAGCCCCGCCTCCCCTAGATCCCCCCAGCAGGAAACAGCTGCTGCCACGCCAAGgaagtcttcctcctcctctctgaccccATCAGCTCTGCGCTCCTACATGAGCCCCACTGCCAGCTCCATGGCCAAGATCTCCCGCTCCGTGTCCATGTGTGATGGCCTCAACGACCCCAGTGAGGACcctgcagtgacatcactgtccTCAGCGGGAAACCCCGCCTCTCAGGTCAAAGAAACTCCGCCTCCTATCGTCGCTGTGGTGCCTTCTAACGCGGCTCTGGCCACGCCGCCCCACGCTGCTGTGGTGCCCGTTGTCGTCTCCTCCTCGTCTTCGTATCtgggtaaccatggcaaccaggcGGCCCTCCCTCCTCGCAACCTCCAGGCCCGAGTCCACAGCGGTGGCAGCAGATCACTCCCTGACAAGCCCTCCCtcgcctccttctctccttcctccaaGCCTGCTTCCTCCTCGTCAGTGCGGCCTCCTCCGGTCTCTGTCCCCCCCCTGAGTTCCGCTCAACAGGAGGAGGAATCTCAGAGTCCTGCAGATGGCagtgcagagcagacagacgACGCAG acCAGCCAATCAGTGTGGAGACCTGCAGGGCTCTGACCAATGAGCTGCAGAGTTGCTTTAAAAGAGCCACACACCTGTACAGGAAG gtgagCGGCTCCTCCACTGATGACTCCGCCTCCGACCAGCGTCAGATGTCTCTCCTCCTATCAGAGGCCTTCCAGGCCATGAGGGCAGAGCTGGACACCCTGCCACTCTGCATGCCAAGCATGCTGGGAGGAGCGGGGGAGGTGAAGACGGCGGCTCTGCTGGAGGAgtactctctgctgctcctgcaggctGTCAACAGGAGGCTCAACCACACTGCATGA